In Halorussus limi, a genomic segment contains:
- a CDS encoding ABC transporter ATP-binding protein, giving the protein MTELHLEHLSKSFDGVDALRDVTLDVADGEFFTLVGPSGCGKTTTLRAIAGFESPDSGSVRFGDREMAGVPPEDRDAGIVFQNYALFPHMTVGENVAYGLRFRDAPGGRSNDERVAELLELVDLPGFEERDPDELSGGQRQRVALARALAPGPDVLLLDEPMSALDARLRQDLRTQVKRIQSELGITTVYVTHDQEEALAVSDRVAVMNDGRVEQVGAPEAVYREPDTRFVAEFLGENNVFAGEAVADGAAGRGGDAPTGAVRVGPATFHLPVDAPAGSEVVFCVRPEKLVRGPSENGFEATVETVEFLGESFRAHLDWEGRDVTLRTAERPTDERLRVGFAPEDAHVVSGDGREREVLEERER; this is encoded by the coding sequence ATGACCGAGTTGCATCTCGAACACCTCTCGAAGTCCTTCGACGGCGTGGACGCGCTCCGCGACGTGACCCTCGACGTGGCGGACGGCGAGTTCTTCACGCTGGTCGGCCCCTCGGGATGCGGTAAGACCACGACTCTGCGAGCCATCGCCGGGTTCGAGTCGCCCGACTCGGGGTCGGTCCGGTTCGGCGACCGCGAGATGGCGGGCGTGCCCCCGGAGGACCGCGACGCGGGCATCGTCTTCCAGAACTACGCGCTGTTTCCGCACATGACGGTCGGCGAGAACGTCGCCTACGGGCTTCGATTCCGGGACGCGCCCGGCGGTCGGTCGAACGACGAGCGCGTCGCTGAACTGCTCGAACTCGTCGATTTACCGGGGTTCGAAGAGCGCGACCCCGACGAGTTGTCGGGCGGCCAGCGCCAGCGCGTCGCGTTGGCGCGGGCTCTCGCGCCCGGTCCGGACGTTCTCCTGCTCGACGAACCGATGAGCGCGCTCGACGCGCGACTCCGGCAGGACCTCCGGACGCAGGTCAAGCGAATTCAGTCCGAACTCGGAATCACGACGGTCTACGTCACCCACGACCAGGAGGAGGCGCTCGCGGTGAGCGACAGGGTGGCCGTCATGAACGACGGTCGGGTCGAACAGGTCGGCGCGCCCGAGGCGGTCTACCGCGAACCCGACACCCGCTTCGTCGCGGAGTTCCTCGGGGAGAACAACGTCTTCGCGGGGGAGGCGGTCGCCGACGGGGCGGCGGGGCGCGGGGGAGACGCCCCGACCGGTGCGGTCCGCGTCGGCCCCGCGACGTTCCACCTCCCGGTCGACGCGCCCGCGGGGAGCGAAGTCGTCTTCTGCGTCCGCCCGGAGAAACTGGTCCGCGGGCCGAGCGAGAACGGGTTCGAGGCGACCGTCGAGACCGTCGAGTTCCTCGGCGAGTCGTTCCGCGCGCACCTCGACTGGGAGGGGAGGGACGTGACCCTGCGGACCGCCGAGCGGCCGACCGACGAGCGCCTGCGGGTCGGGTTCGCCCCGGAGGACGCCCACGTGGTTTCGGGGGACGGCCGAGAGCGAGAGGTCCTCGAGGAGCGGGAGCGATGA
- a CDS encoding ATP-dependent DNA helicase, with protein MTASDSWREVFGHADPYDEQVDGIETAIDTAEEGGFAVVEGACGTGKTMLALTAGIDLVRDPQSDYERVVVLTSVKQQLRQFEEDLRTINANLPTDWDPVTTLTLVGKADVCPYNRENAGGIDDGNVYERCESLREDTRAITGEGGATTAGNLVSRARSQQTGLADSGAQGRAAASYLETAGEPTPYPPEMPEYDDVEYCPFYARFLEDVPEDGDAVEAVPFDFDGMGLIDPEELVSLSVQHGTCPHSMMGAILPHAEVVVGNYYHAFDPVTTGGFTGALLDSSTFVVCDEAHMLEPRVRDLVSDAVGDKTLRDAESELTRVIQPLKFDGDKETHTAADADLVRGELEDSDVSLSDLEATRDFFRELREELDRRVTAHLEREHRGWKSNLHDLPDDEIPLRDPTEPQQDEISAWAESEGYHDGIWVKAEAVGAVVARILNEAEDDEKERAAPAAGRVLGEWYRNDHERYFREIELERTWNEKEPDTSWRRAYNASLAMQNCVPSDAIGERLAEFGGGVLMSATLEPIDVFEEVTGLNHIAGEAQSASKNASSAERSSADSRAATPRDDGDEPRAAEEGRPVEERTYGLNFPAENRESFAVDVPKFTYDNRGAPGEETQARRMYADALRDVARETPGNVLVGMPNYAEAEWAAETLRENPRVEKPVLLDESSADDATEDLKAEFFGGESKVLVTSLRGTLTEGVDYEGDKLSAAVVCGVPIINTASPRTKAVQTAYDRAFGDGFEYALTVPAVRKARQALGRVIRGPEEVGVRVLVDSRYARDSWDSVRTYFPETERKEFQPVSPDMLSLGLERFWRGHE; from the coding sequence GTGACCGCAAGCGATTCGTGGCGCGAGGTGTTCGGCCACGCCGACCCGTACGACGAGCAGGTCGACGGCATCGAGACCGCCATCGACACCGCCGAGGAGGGCGGGTTCGCGGTGGTCGAGGGTGCCTGCGGGACCGGCAAGACCATGCTGGCGCTGACCGCGGGCATCGACCTCGTCCGCGACCCCCAGAGCGACTACGAGCGCGTGGTCGTCCTCACCAGCGTCAAACAACAGCTCCGCCAGTTCGAGGAGGACCTCCGGACAATCAACGCGAACCTGCCGACCGACTGGGACCCGGTGACGACTCTGACCCTCGTCGGGAAGGCCGACGTCTGCCCGTACAACCGCGAGAACGCGGGCGGCATCGACGACGGGAACGTCTACGAGCGGTGCGAGTCGCTCCGGGAAGACACCCGCGCGATTACCGGCGAGGGCGGCGCGACCACCGCGGGGAACCTCGTCTCGCGCGCCCGGAGCCAGCAGACCGGACTGGCCGACTCGGGAGCGCAGGGCCGGGCCGCGGCGAGCTATCTGGAGACCGCCGGCGAACCGACGCCCTACCCGCCGGAGATGCCCGAGTACGACGACGTGGAGTACTGTCCGTTCTACGCCCGGTTCCTCGAAGACGTGCCCGAGGACGGCGACGCCGTGGAGGCGGTCCCCTTCGACTTCGACGGCATGGGACTCATCGACCCCGAGGAGTTGGTCTCGCTGTCGGTCCAGCACGGCACCTGTCCCCACTCGATGATGGGCGCGATACTGCCCCACGCGGAGGTCGTCGTCGGGAACTACTACCACGCGTTCGACCCCGTGACGACCGGCGGATTCACGGGCGCCCTGCTCGATTCGTCCACCTTCGTCGTCTGCGACGAGGCCCACATGCTCGAACCCCGCGTCAGGGACCTCGTGAGCGACGCGGTGGGCGACAAGACCCTCCGGGACGCCGAGTCGGAACTCACGCGGGTCATCCAGCCCCTCAAATTCGACGGCGACAAGGAGACTCACACCGCCGCCGACGCCGACCTCGTCCGCGGCGAACTCGAAGACAGCGACGTGAGCCTCTCGGACCTCGAAGCGACCCGCGACTTCTTCCGAGAGTTGCGCGAGGAGTTGGACCGCCGGGTCACGGCCCACCTCGAACGCGAACACCGCGGCTGGAAGTCGAACCTCCACGACCTGCCCGACGACGAGATTCCGCTCCGGGACCCCACCGAACCACAGCAGGACGAGATTTCCGCGTGGGCCGAGTCGGAGGGATACCACGACGGTATCTGGGTCAAGGCCGAGGCGGTCGGCGCAGTCGTCGCACGCATCCTGAACGAGGCCGAAGACGACGAGAAGGAGCGGGCGGCCCCGGCCGCGGGTCGGGTCCTCGGCGAGTGGTACCGCAACGACCACGAGCGCTACTTCCGGGAAATCGAACTCGAACGCACGTGGAACGAGAAGGAACCCGACACCTCGTGGCGGCGCGCGTACAACGCCAGCCTCGCCATGCAGAACTGCGTGCCCAGCGACGCCATCGGCGAGCGACTCGCGGAGTTCGGCGGCGGCGTCCTGATGAGCGCGACCCTCGAACCCATCGACGTGTTCGAGGAGGTGACGGGGCTGAACCACATAGCAGGCGAGGCGCAAAGCGCCTCGAAGAACGCGAGTAGCGCGGAGCGAAGCTCCGCGGACAGTCGAGCGGCAACGCCGCGAGACGACGGTGACGAACCGCGAGCGGCCGAGGAGGGCCGCCCGGTCGAGGAGCGGACCTACGGCCTCAACTTCCCGGCGGAGAACCGCGAGAGCTTCGCGGTGGACGTTCCGAAGTTCACCTACGACAATCGGGGTGCGCCGGGCGAGGAGACCCAAGCCCGGCGGATGTACGCCGACGCGCTCCGCGACGTGGCGCGCGAGACGCCCGGAAACGTCCTCGTCGGGATGCCCAACTACGCCGAGGCGGAGTGGGCCGCCGAGACCCTCCGCGAGAATCCGCGGGTCGAGAAGCCGGTCCTGCTGGACGAGAGCAGCGCCGACGACGCGACGGAGGACCTGAAAGCCGAGTTCTTCGGGGGCGAGTCGAAGGTCCTCGTGACCAGCCTCCGGGGCACCCTCACCGAGGGCGTCGATTACGAGGGCGACAAACTCAGCGCCGCGGTTGTCTGTGGCGTCCCCATCATCAACACCGCCAGCCCCCGGACGAAAGCGGTCCAGACAGCCTACGACCGCGCGTTCGGCGACGGCTTCGAGTACGCGCTGACCGTCCCCGCGGTGCGGAAGGCCCGCCAAGCCCTCGGCCGCGTGATTCGCGGTCCGGAGGAGGTCGGCGTCCGCGTCCTCGTGGACTCCCGGTACGCCCGCGACTCGTGGGACAGCGTCCGGACGTACTTCCCGGAAACCGAGCGCAAGGAGTTCCAACCGGTGAGTCCGGACATGCTGTCGCTCGGCCTGGAGCGGTTCTGGCGCGGGCACGAGTAG
- a CDS encoding universal stress protein, whose amino-acid sequence MTEPPLEVETVLVPVDGSDESVEAVEYAAAVAEQYDASVHAMYVIGEELVRGIERGAVDEEEVLSDTETFMDQVRDLAAEYDVDLSTSNAYGFSTTRKTQHPGSAVLDTAEDIDADFIVIPREPLSGEPGEVLEKAAEYVLLYASQPVLSV is encoded by the coding sequence ATGACCGAGCCGCCGCTCGAAGTCGAGACCGTCCTCGTCCCCGTCGACGGAAGCGACGAGTCGGTCGAGGCCGTCGAGTACGCCGCCGCCGTCGCCGAGCAGTACGACGCCTCAGTCCACGCGATGTACGTCATCGGCGAGGAACTCGTCCGGGGCATCGAACGCGGGGCCGTCGACGAGGAGGAGGTTCTCTCGGACACCGAGACGTTCATGGACCAAGTCCGGGACCTCGCCGCGGAGTACGACGTCGACCTCTCGACTTCGAACGCCTACGGCTTCTCGACCACCAGAAAGACTCAGCACCCCGGAAGCGCGGTCCTCGACACCGCCGAGGACATCGACGCCGACTTCATCGTGATTCCGCGCGAACCTCTGAGCGGCGAACCCGGCGAGGTGCTGGAGAAGGCCGCGGAGTACGTGCTGCTGTACGCGAGCCAGCCCGTGCTGTCGGTCTGA
- a CDS encoding GNAT family N-acetyltransferase encodes MSPGERDYPDGEAESFPEPPVSLEDKEGRPIEIRPYEDGDFDAVVEMYADFDPADRAQGIPPATESRVRDWLENLLDGLNVVAWHDDRAVGHATLVPDEDASELAIFVHQDYQRAGIGSTLIRALLGYGQAEGVEKVWLTVERWNHAAVNLYESVGFETNGTESFEIEMVLRL; translated from the coding sequence ATGAGTCCGGGCGAGCGAGACTATCCCGACGGCGAGGCCGAGTCGTTCCCCGAACCGCCGGTGTCGTTGGAGGACAAGGAGGGCAGACCAATCGAGATTCGGCCCTACGAGGACGGCGACTTCGACGCGGTCGTGGAGATGTACGCCGACTTCGACCCCGCCGACCGCGCACAGGGCATCCCGCCCGCCACCGAGTCGCGGGTCCGCGACTGGTTGGAGAACCTGCTCGACGGCCTGAACGTCGTCGCGTGGCACGACGACCGGGCGGTCGGCCACGCCACGCTCGTGCCCGACGAGGACGCCTCTGAACTCGCCATCTTCGTCCATCAGGACTACCAGCGCGCCGGCATCGGGTCGACGCTCATCCGGGCGCTGCTCGGCTACGGACAGGCCGAAGGCGTCGAGAAGGTCTGGCTGACGGTAGAGCGCTGGAACCACGCCGCGGTGAACCTCTACGAGTCGGTCGGCTTCGAGACCAACGGCACCGAGAGCTTCGAGATAGAGATGGTCTTGCGACTGTGA
- a CDS encoding universal stress protein — translation MNVLLGIGGSDDSLRALEETVGRAQAAGDDLTVAILENPESDRETGDIETRVFETLETAEFAAEVRHVSGDPGSQLVDLAEREGFDQIVLGGGQRSPMGKIKLGHIAEFVLLNSPVSVKLVR, via the coding sequence ATGAACGTTCTGCTCGGAATCGGCGGAAGCGACGATTCGCTTCGTGCGCTCGAAGAGACCGTAGGCCGCGCGCAGGCCGCCGGTGACGACCTCACCGTAGCCATCCTCGAAAACCCCGAGAGCGACCGCGAGACCGGGGACATCGAGACGCGAGTGTTCGAGACGCTGGAGACGGCGGAGTTCGCGGCCGAGGTCCGGCACGTCTCGGGCGACCCCGGGAGCCAACTCGTGGACCTCGCCGAGCGCGAGGGGTTCGACCAGATAGTCCTCGGGGGCGGCCAGCGCAGTCCGATGGGGAAGATAAAACTGGGCCACATCGCGGAGTTCGTCCTCCTGAACTCCCCGGTCAGCGTCAAGCTGGTACGATGA
- a CDS encoding DUF5806 family protein produces MADDPLRPSENDKQDADQSADSPTDAREETEPVGDAVAETNEDVAESDGATEADDATDERDAAEIDATTEEGDATDDGDIADADATTEEDDATGEDPESEAGAPTDENPGEDADVPSDVRKYERFKKVDGAQYDRVNEFLRDRTYITAREWAIARLCADFRTETGVEMTKIGENLPELVPFMTDTYTPQAVNQARSSFEGKVRQAGATFLYGAMSGFFTAEELDDMMYEVTEVAKFLLEVEGVDLAVEEELEAEDRISGVMREVRSASEELRHDELECPHCGHEMEASEADTVDTAEGDD; encoded by the coding sequence ATGGCAGACGACCCACTGCGTCCGTCCGAGAACGACAAGCAGGACGCCGACCAGTCCGCCGACTCGCCGACCGACGCCCGCGAGGAGACCGAACCGGTCGGCGATGCAGTCGCCGAGACGAACGAAGATGTCGCCGAGTCAGACGGCGCGACCGAGGCCGACGACGCCACCGACGAACGCGACGCTGCCGAGATAGACGCTACGACTGAGGAAGGCGACGCCACCGACGACGGAGATATCGCCGACGCAGACGCTACGACTGAGGAAGACGACGCCACCGGGGAAGACCCCGAGAGCGAAGCGGGCGCTCCGACCGACGAAAACCCCGGCGAAGACGCCGACGTTCCGTCGGACGTGCGCAAGTACGAGCGATTCAAGAAGGTGGACGGCGCGCAGTACGACCGAGTCAACGAGTTCCTGCGCGACCGGACCTACATCACGGCCCGCGAGTGGGCCATCGCCCGACTCTGCGCCGACTTCCGGACCGAGACCGGGGTCGAGATGACCAAAATCGGCGAGAACCTCCCCGAACTCGTCCCGTTCATGACCGACACCTACACCCCGCAGGCGGTCAATCAGGCCCGGTCGTCGTTCGAGGGGAAGGTCCGGCAGGCGGGCGCGACGTTCCTCTACGGCGCGATGTCGGGGTTCTTCACCGCCGAGGAGTTAGACGACATGATGTACGAGGTGACTGAGGTCGCCAAGTTCCTGCTCGAAGTCGAGGGCGTCGACCTCGCGGTCGAGGAGGAGTTGGAGGCCGAAGACCGCATCTCGGGCGTCATGCGCGAGGTCCGGTCGGCCAGCGAGGAGTTGCGCCACGACGAACTGGAGTGTCCCCACTGCGGCCACGAGATGGAGGCCTCGGAGGCCGACACGGTCGACACCGCGGAAGGCGACGACTGA
- a CDS encoding DUF7529 family protein yields the protein MSDDDEEHDELRDDAGVPADGEADLEALAEEDPAAAFEQVGELPGTHLRAAEFWDDIVGDMEATADEYETEGWETLQLHPGDVTALVPEEDDDRFGIDVLVPDDEFAELESLLEGEVSFDSYEAFRAMADGLVLFVVAMEDPDAEVAVLYPAYYDAENARGMLAAAEQAGEMRTYVRTLTNEQVEFTHEDPENFAPQVDGETDEAAESN from the coding sequence ATGAGCGACGACGACGAGGAACACGACGAGTTGCGGGACGACGCCGGAGTACCCGCGGACGGCGAAGCGGACCTCGAAGCACTCGCCGAAGAGGACCCGGCCGCGGCGTTCGAGCAGGTGGGCGAACTCCCCGGCACCCACCTCCGGGCCGCGGAGTTCTGGGACGACATCGTCGGCGACATGGAGGCGACCGCCGACGAGTACGAGACCGAGGGCTGGGAGACGCTCCAACTCCACCCCGGCGACGTGACCGCGCTCGTTCCGGAAGAGGACGACGACCGGTTCGGCATCGACGTGTTGGTGCCCGACGACGAGTTCGCCGAACTCGAATCGCTGCTGGAGGGCGAGGTCTCGTTCGACAGTTACGAGGCGTTCCGAGCGATGGCCGACGGACTCGTGCTGTTCGTGGTCGCCATGGAGGACCCCGACGCCGAAGTCGCGGTCCTCTACCCCGCGTACTACGACGCCGAGAACGCTCGGGGGATGCTCGCGGCCGCCGAGCAGGCGGGCGAGATGCGGACCTACGTCCGGACGCTGACCAACGAGCAGGTCGAGTTCACCCACGAGGACCCCGAGAACTTCGCGCCCCAGGTCGACGGCGAGACCGACGAAGCGGCCGAGTCGAACTGA
- a CDS encoding DUF7112 family protein has protein sequence MADRISSDHSSLTTVRATLVRSGGLDRPKVEIPADAADSFPDGELVRIVADDTEYRARIESPLTGDGREIRGLYESPTLARNPEDGENHLSAWVADANVEFDQSVLVDVIEPGFKYGLREPGERAFYEATESPDESLADIAQGLDE, from the coding sequence ATGGCCGACCGCATCTCCAGCGACCACTCCTCGCTCACGACCGTCCGCGCGACGCTCGTCCGGAGCGGCGGACTGGACCGCCCGAAAGTCGAGATTCCCGCCGACGCCGCCGACTCGTTCCCCGACGGCGAACTCGTCCGAATCGTCGCCGACGACACCGAGTACCGCGCCCGCATCGAGTCTCCGCTGACCGGCGACGGCCGCGAGATTCGGGGCCTCTACGAGTCGCCGACGCTCGCGCGCAACCCGGAGGACGGCGAGAACCACCTCTCGGCGTGGGTGGCGGACGCGAACGTCGAGTTCGACCAGTCGGTCCTCGTGGACGTCATCGAACCGGGGTTCAAGTACGGCCTGCGCGAACCCGGCGAACGCGCCTTCTACGAGGCCACCGAGTCGCCCGACGAGAGTCTGGCCGACATCGCGCAGGGACTGGACGAGTAG
- a CDS encoding 30S ribosomal protein S6e has protein sequence MADFQVVVADPDSGATYQRDVDGQDANRFLGKSIGEEVDGGAVGLDGYTVEITGGSDDAGRPMRGDVSGPNLKEVLLDGGVGYKPSRDGERKRVTVRGGEVSEATAQLNVKVSEYGEESVEDLFGEGGEEDEDDE, from the coding sequence ATGGCTGACTTTCAGGTCGTCGTCGCGGACCCCGACTCCGGGGCGACCTACCAGCGCGACGTGGACGGACAGGACGCGAACCGATTCCTCGGCAAATCCATCGGCGAGGAGGTCGACGGCGGCGCGGTCGGTCTCGACGGCTACACGGTCGAGATTACCGGCGGCTCCGACGACGCGGGGCGACCGATGCGCGGCGACGTCTCTGGCCCGAACCTCAAGGAGGTCCTCCTCGACGGCGGCGTCGGCTACAAGCCCTCGCGCGACGGCGAGCGCAAGCGCGTGACCGTCCGCGGCGGCGAAGTCAGCGAGGCCACCGCCCAACTCAACGTCAAGGTCAGCGAGTACGGCGAGGAGTCCGTCGAGGACCTCTTCGGCGAGGGCGGCGAGGAAGACGAAGACGACGAGTAA
- a CDS encoding SOUL family heme-binding protein, giving the protein MRTRTKALLAGAGGLLAAWAGWGAYVDRTTERVPSDTVAEFDGVELRRYPRLVLAETTAPDEDAAFDRLFRYISGENETGEEVSMTAPVATKGTTISTATPSDRPAGEAISMTAPVRTTRDEGEVTMAFYLPADYDPGDAPIPTNPAVRLAVEPPRTIAVTRFSWYASDGRVRKHRESLLDALDARGIEPRTRPTLLQYDDPWTPPFMRRNEVAVEVDHEAVRRVE; this is encoded by the coding sequence ATGCGAACTCGAACCAAGGCACTACTCGCCGGCGCGGGCGGACTCCTCGCGGCGTGGGCCGGGTGGGGAGCGTACGTCGACCGGACGACCGAGCGCGTGCCCTCGGACACCGTCGCGGAGTTCGACGGCGTGGAACTCCGGCGCTACCCGCGACTCGTCCTCGCCGAGACGACCGCTCCCGACGAGGACGCCGCGTTCGACCGACTCTTCCGGTACATCTCCGGCGAGAACGAGACCGGCGAGGAGGTCTCGATGACCGCGCCCGTGGCGACGAAGGGGACGACGATTTCGACAGCGACCCCGTCCGACCGCCCCGCCGGCGAGGCAATCTCGATGACAGCGCCGGTTCGCACGACCCGCGACGAGGGCGAGGTGACGATGGCGTTCTACCTCCCGGCCGACTACGACCCCGGCGACGCGCCGATTCCGACGAACCCCGCGGTCCGACTGGCCGTCGAACCGCCCCGGACGATCGCGGTCACGCGGTTCTCGTGGTACGCGAGCGACGGCCGCGTCCGGAAACACCGGGAGTCGCTGCTCGATGCGCTCGACGCTCGCGGCATCGAACCCCGGACGCGTCCGACCCTGCTCCAGTACGACGACCCGTGGACGCCGCCGTTCATGCGCCGGAACGAGGTTGCTGTCGAGGTGGACCACGAGGCGGTCCGCCGCGTCGAGTGA